The Metabacillus litoralis genome contains a region encoding:
- a CDS encoding ABC transporter permease: MNLNRYMNLLIPVIAVILGLISGAIIMLVSGYNPIAGYSALWYGIFGDTYYMGETVRQLTPYILTGLAVAFAYRTGLFNIGVEGQVIVGWLAAVWVGVAFELPAIIHLPLAIIAAGLAGALWAFVPGFLKAKFKVHEVIVSIMMNYVALHVTNYLIREVITDNSDSTDKIFPSASLRSEFFESITDYSRMHYGIFIALIGAFIMWFLLEKTTKGFELRAVGFNHDAAHYSGMNVSRNIVLSMVISGVFAGVAGAMEGLGTFEYVSVKNGFTGIGFDGIAVALIGGNAAIGIILSGALFGGLKVGALNMPSEAGVPNELVEIIIALIIFFVASSYFIRWILFRFKKEGK; encoded by the coding sequence ATGAATTTAAATCGTTATATGAACTTATTAATTCCTGTAATTGCGGTCATCTTAGGATTAATCTCAGGTGCAATTATCATGCTTGTTAGTGGATACAATCCAATTGCTGGCTATAGTGCATTATGGTATGGGATTTTTGGTGACACTTATTATATGGGTGAAACAGTTAGACAATTAACACCGTATATTCTTACTGGTTTAGCTGTTGCCTTTGCTTATAGAACAGGACTATTTAACATTGGTGTTGAAGGTCAAGTAATTGTTGGCTGGTTAGCAGCAGTTTGGGTTGGTGTTGCGTTTGAGTTACCGGCAATTATACATCTCCCATTAGCTATTATCGCTGCTGGATTAGCGGGGGCATTATGGGCCTTTGTTCCTGGGTTTTTAAAGGCTAAATTTAAAGTCCATGAAGTAATCGTTTCAATTATGATGAACTATGTTGCACTTCACGTGACGAATTATCTCATAAGAGAGGTTATTACTGATAACAGTGATTCCACTGATAAAATATTCCCGTCTGCATCACTACGTTCTGAGTTTTTTGAAAGTATAACAGATTACTCACGTATGCATTATGGAATTTTTATTGCTTTAATCGGTGCTTTTATTATGTGGTTTTTACTTGAGAAAACAACCAAAGGTTTTGAACTACGAGCTGTAGGATTCAATCATGATGCAGCACATTATTCTGGTATGAATGTTAGTCGTAACATCGTTCTATCTATGGTCATATCAGGTGTTTTCGCGGGCGTTGCCGGTGCTATGGAAGGTCTTGGAACGTTTGAATATGTGTCAGTTAAAAATGGATTTACCGGAATAGGATTTGATGGTATTGCTGTTGCACTTATTGGTGGGAACGCAGCGATTGGTATTATACTATCAGGAGCTTTGTTTGGAGGGTTAAAGGTTGGGGCGTTAAATATGCCTTCTGAAGCTGGTGTTCCAAATGAGCTTGTTGAAATCATTATTGCGCTTATTATCTTCTTCGTTGCTTCTAGCTATTTTATCCGTTGGATATTATTTCGTTTTAAAAAGGAGGGGAAATAA
- a CDS encoding BMP family lipoprotein — protein sequence MKKRNGLALSLFLAAGTLLAGCGGADKNEGAGGEGGGEAKEDNFSVAMVTDIGGVDDKSFNQSAWEGLQAYGEENGLEKGTDGFDYLQSKSDADYATNLNTLARKNFDLIYGIGYLLQPAVDEIAQQQKDTHFAIVDSVVEQPNVASITFKEHQGSFLVGVVAGLTTKTNKIGFVGGVEGDLIKKFEVGFIEGVKAVNPDATVEVQYAGSFGDAAKGKQIASSMYGLGADIIYHAAGGTGNGVFSEAIDLKVEDPDRELWVIGVDKDQHEEGNGTTKDGEEFNITLTSMVKRVDVAVKDLAEKAKAGEFPGGQVIEYGIEEEAIGIAPSDEHLSEEVKAKVEEYEQKIVNGEIEVPTK from the coding sequence ATGAAGAAAAGAAATGGATTAGCATTATCACTTTTTCTTGCTGCAGGAACATTGTTAGCAGGATGTGGTGGTGCTGACAAAAATGAAGGCGCTGGCGGTGAAGGCGGCGGAGAAGCAAAAGAAGATAATTTTTCTGTTGCGATGGTAACTGATATTGGTGGTGTGGATGATAAATCATTTAACCAATCTGCTTGGGAGGGTCTTCAAGCATATGGTGAAGAAAATGGTTTAGAAAAAGGAACTGACGGCTTTGATTACCTTCAATCAAAAAGTGATGCAGATTATGCAACAAACTTAAATACGTTAGCTCGTAAAAACTTTGATTTAATTTATGGTATTGGTTATTTATTACAACCTGCTGTAGATGAAATTGCACAACAACAAAAAGATACACACTTTGCAATTGTTGATAGTGTTGTAGAACAACCAAATGTTGCAAGCATTACATTCAAAGAACATCAAGGATCATTCCTAGTAGGTGTTGTTGCTGGATTAACAACGAAAACAAACAAAATTGGTTTCGTTGGCGGTGTTGAGGGTGACCTTATCAAGAAGTTTGAGGTTGGATTTATTGAAGGTGTTAAAGCTGTAAATCCTGATGCAACTGTTGAAGTTCAATACGCAGGTTCTTTTGGGGATGCTGCAAAAGGTAAGCAAATTGCTTCAAGTATGTATGGGTTAGGTGCTGATATTATTTACCATGCTGCTGGTGGTACTGGTAATGGTGTATTTTCTGAAGCGATTGACTTAAAAGTAGAAGATCCAGACCGTGAACTATGGGTTATTGGGGTAGATAAAGATCAACATGAAGAAGGTAACGGTACAACAAAAGATGGTGAAGAATTCAATATTACTCTTACATCTATGGTTAAACGTGTAGACGTTGCTGTTAAGGACCTTGCTGAAAAAGCAAAAGCTGGTGAGTTCCCTGGTGGTCAAGTAATTGAGTATGGTATTGAAGAGGAAGCAATTGGTATTGCTCCGAGTGACGAGCATTTATCTGAAGAGGTAAAGGCAAAAGTAGAAGAGTATGAACAAAAAATTGTTAATGGTGAAATTGAAGTACCAACAAAATAA
- the yfmF gene encoding EF-P 5-aminopentanol modification-associated protein YfmF yields MSYFHEQQTDVNGLSLHTVSTSKFKTNTIVLKLLAPLSEQDVTYRALLPYVLQRGTKNFPSSTVLRQHLDELYGATLHVDLSKKGENHIISFRMEIANEKFLTDATPLLEQGIKFLSEILLQPVTENEAFQDEIVSQEKRTLKQRIQSVNDDKMRYSNLRLVQEMCKNEPYALHVNGETKDVDKIDAKSLYEYYQKCIQTDHIDLYVVGDLDQGEVEGYVNKYFTFDNSRQPVVQTPYTTKEIKEKEVIEEQDVKQGKLNIGYRTNSTYKDEDYYALQVFNGIFGGFSHSKLFINVREKASLAYYAASRVESHKGLLMVMSGIEVQNYDQAVSIIKEQMAAMKNGDFTKQEFEQTKAVIRNQLLETVDTAYGLVEIVYHNVIANINRSFEDYLNGIEKVTKEEVTKVAQKIELDTIYFLKGMGGTA; encoded by the coding sequence ATGTCTTATTTTCATGAACAGCAAACAGATGTAAATGGTCTATCTTTGCATACAGTCTCAACATCAAAGTTCAAAACAAATACGATTGTCCTTAAGTTATTAGCCCCTTTAAGTGAACAGGATGTTACATATAGAGCACTATTACCATATGTACTTCAAAGAGGGACAAAAAACTTCCCATCTAGCACTGTTTTAAGACAGCATTTGGATGAACTTTATGGTGCAACACTACATGTTGATTTATCAAAAAAAGGTGAAAATCACATCATTTCTTTTCGAATGGAAATAGCAAACGAAAAATTTCTAACAGATGCTACTCCATTATTAGAACAAGGGATTAAATTTTTATCAGAAATTTTATTGCAACCAGTCACAGAAAATGAAGCATTTCAGGATGAAATAGTTTCCCAAGAAAAACGTACCCTCAAGCAACGTATTCAATCTGTGAATGATGACAAAATGAGGTATTCTAATTTAAGACTTGTACAAGAAATGTGTAAAAATGAGCCATATGCTTTACATGTAAATGGTGAAACAAAAGATGTTGATAAAATTGATGCAAAATCTTTGTATGAATATTATCAAAAATGCATTCAGACAGATCATATAGATTTGTATGTTGTTGGTGATCTTGATCAAGGCGAAGTCGAAGGGTATGTGAATAAATATTTTACTTTTGACAACAGCCGCCAACCTGTAGTCCAAACCCCTTACACTACGAAAGAGATAAAAGAAAAAGAAGTAATTGAAGAACAGGATGTAAAGCAAGGAAAGTTAAACATCGGTTATCGAACAAATAGTACGTATAAAGATGAGGATTACTATGCCCTGCAGGTCTTTAATGGTATTTTCGGTGGTTTTTCACATTCAAAATTGTTTATCAATGTTCGCGAAAAAGCGAGTTTAGCTTATTATGCAGCCTCAAGGGTAGAAAGTCATAAAGGTTTATTAATGGTTATGTCAGGTATTGAGGTTCAAAACTATGATCAGGCAGTTTCGATTATAAAAGAACAGATGGCTGCAATGAAAAACGGAGATTTCACTAAACAAGAGTTTGAGCAAACCAAGGCTGTCATTCGAAATCAATTACTAGAAACTGTTGATACTGCTTATGGCTTAGTTGAAATTGTTTATCATAACGTTATCGCAAATATAAATCGATCATTTGAGGACTATTTAAATGGCATTGAAAAGGTAACAAAAGAAGAGGTAACTAAAGTTGCTCAGAAGATTGAGCTAGATACAATTTATTTCTTAAAAGGAATGGGGGGAACGGCATGA
- a CDS encoding ABC transporter permease, with protein sequence MLQALEIIIPTALFVAAPLIFTALGGVFSERSGVVNIGLEGLMVIGAFVGIVFNLQFAEVFGNATPWLSIVAAMVAASIFSLLHAVASITFKADQVVSGVAINFLAVGLTLFLVKNIYEKGQTDRINISFNKMDVPLLSDIPIIGKIFFSGGYVTSYLAIFTAIIVWYVIFKTPFGLRLRSVGEHPMAADTMGINVTRMRYIGVLLSGAFAGVGGAVYATIISRDFSHATISGQGFMALAAVIFGKWHPLGAMGAALFFGLAQGLSIIGGTIPFLQDIPAVYLLILPYVLTILALTGFIGRADSPKALGTPYEKGKR encoded by the coding sequence ATACTACAAGCTTTAGAAATCATTATCCCAACAGCTTTATTCGTTGCGGCTCCACTTATTTTCACTGCACTTGGAGGAGTTTTTAGTGAACGTTCAGGTGTTGTTAATATCGGTCTAGAAGGTTTAATGGTTATTGGTGCTTTTGTAGGAATTGTATTTAACTTACAGTTCGCTGAAGTATTTGGAAATGCTACTCCGTGGCTATCCATCGTTGCCGCTATGGTTGCTGCATCTATCTTTTCATTACTACATGCTGTAGCTTCTATTACATTTAAAGCAGATCAAGTTGTAAGTGGTGTTGCAATTAACTTCTTGGCGGTTGGTTTAACATTATTCCTTGTTAAAAATATTTATGAAAAAGGGCAAACTGATCGAATCAATATTAGTTTTAACAAAATGGATGTTCCGTTACTAAGTGATATCCCGATTATTGGAAAAATATTTTTCTCAGGTGGATATGTAACTTCTTATTTAGCCATTTTCACTGCAATTATTGTTTGGTATGTAATCTTTAAAACACCATTTGGACTTCGTTTACGTTCGGTAGGAGAACATCCAATGGCTGCAGATACTATGGGTATTAATGTAACTAGAATGAGGTATATAGGTGTTCTATTAAGTGGTGCATTTGCCGGTGTAGGTGGTGCTGTTTATGCTACCATTATTTCTAGAGACTTTAGTCATGCGACGATAAGTGGTCAAGGATTTATGGCACTTGCAGCAGTAATATTTGGAAAATGGCATCCACTTGGAGCAATGGGAGCAGCTTTATTCTTTGGGCTGGCTCAAGGCTTGAGTATTATAGGTGGAACAATCCCATTTTTACAAGATATACCAGCTGTTTATTTACTTATCCTTCCTTATGTTTTAACAATTCTGGCATTAACAGGATTCATCGGTCGTGCTGATTCACCTAAAGCATTAGGAACACCATATGAAAAGGGAAAACGATAA
- a CDS encoding ABC transporter ATP-binding protein → MEYVIEMLNIRKEFPGIVANNNITLQVKKGEIHALLGENGAGKSTLMNVLFGLYQPEKGEIKVKGKKVDITNPNIANDLGIGMVHQHFMLVNTFSITENIILGNEPKKGTTINIKDAEKQVKEISEKYGLAVDPSAKISDISVGMQQRVEILKTLYRGAEILIFDEPTAVLTPQEIKELIQILKTLIKEGKSIILITHKLKEIMEVCDRVTVIRKGEGIGTVNVADTNPNELASLMVGREVSFKTEKTPAKPKEDVLTINDLIVKDNRQVAMVNSLYLSVRAGEIVGVAGVDGNGQTELIEAITGLRKVSSGSIKINNKDITNYHPRKITESGVGHIPQDRHKHGLVLDFPIGENMVLQSYYKQPFSKSGVLNFKSIYDKAKELIKEFDVRTPSSSTLARALSGGNQQKAIIGREVDRNPDLLIAAQPTRGLDVGAIEFIHSRLIEQRDKGKAVLLISFELDEIINVSDRIAVIYEGQIVDIVDPKETTEQELGLLMAGSKRQKEGNQS, encoded by the coding sequence TTGGAATATGTAATTGAAATGCTAAATATTCGTAAGGAATTTCCTGGCATAGTAGCAAATAATAATATTACGTTACAAGTGAAAAAAGGCGAAATTCATGCCTTATTAGGCGAAAATGGTGCAGGAAAATCAACTTTAATGAATGTTCTTTTTGGCTTATATCAACCTGAAAAAGGGGAGATAAAAGTAAAAGGGAAAAAAGTAGATATTACCAATCCTAATATAGCGAATGATTTAGGGATCGGCATGGTCCACCAGCATTTTATGTTGGTCAACACTTTTTCTATTACAGAAAACATTATATTAGGAAATGAACCTAAAAAAGGAACGACAATCAATATAAAAGATGCCGAGAAGCAGGTTAAAGAGATATCTGAAAAATATGGTTTAGCAGTAGATCCGTCGGCAAAAATATCTGATATATCCGTAGGGATGCAGCAACGTGTAGAAATTCTAAAAACTCTATATCGTGGCGCTGAAATCTTAATTTTTGATGAGCCGACAGCAGTACTTACTCCACAAGAAATTAAAGAATTAATTCAAATCTTAAAGACGTTGATAAAAGAAGGAAAATCAATCATCTTAATTACACATAAGTTAAAAGAGATTATGGAAGTCTGTGATCGGGTTACGGTTATACGTAAAGGTGAAGGAATTGGCACAGTTAATGTTGCTGATACAAATCCAAATGAGTTAGCTTCCCTAATGGTAGGGCGTGAGGTGTCCTTTAAGACTGAAAAAACTCCTGCTAAACCGAAGGAAGATGTATTAACTATTAATGATCTTATCGTAAAGGATAATAGACAAGTTGCAATGGTTAATTCATTATACTTATCTGTACGAGCTGGTGAAATTGTCGGTGTTGCAGGTGTAGACGGTAATGGTCAAACTGAATTAATTGAAGCTATAACAGGATTAAGAAAAGTCAGCTCTGGTTCTATTAAAATTAACAACAAAGATATTACAAATTATCATCCTAGAAAAATAACTGAATCAGGGGTTGGACATATCCCACAAGACAGACATAAACATGGACTCGTGCTAGACTTTCCAATTGGTGAGAACATGGTTTTACAATCATATTATAAGCAACCATTTTCAAAAAGTGGTGTACTGAACTTTAAGTCCATTTATGATAAAGCAAAGGAACTTATTAAGGAATTTGATGTTAGAACACCAAGTTCTTCAACTCTTGCTAGAGCTCTTTCGGGCGGAAATCAACAAAAAGCGATAATAGGGAGAGAGGTTGATCGTAATCCCGATTTATTGATTGCAGCTCAACCTACGCGAGGTCTTGATGTTGGTGCGATTGAGTTCATTCATAGCCGACTAATTGAGCAGCGTGATAAAGGGAAAGCAGTACTACTAATTTCTTTTGAACTGGATGAAATTATAAATGTTAGTGATCGAATTGCTGTTATTTATGAAGGGCAAATCGTTGATATCGTGGATCCTAAAGAAACAACTGAGCAAGAACTCGGACTCCTTATGGCGGGAAGTAAGCGTCAGAAAGAAGGTAACCAGTCATGA
- the yfmH gene encoding EF-P 5-aminopentanol modification-associated protein YfmH, which translates to MTTNPIRFDQLQESLYYEKMSNGLDVYVLPKKGFNKTYATFTTKYGSIDNRFEPLNEKEMISVPDGIAHFLEHKLFEKEDGDVFQQFSKQGASANAFTSFTRTAYLFSSTSSVEQNLETLIDFVQEPYFSEKTVEKEKGIIGQEINMYDDNPDWRLYFGLIQNLYQNHPVRIDIAGTVDSIAKITKDSLYECYNTFYHPSNMLLFVVGAVEPEEILKQVRTNQDKKDFTAQPEIKREFPDEPVGVFKKIEKLKMNVQSSKCLVGLKAKNPNRVGKELLKFELSMNIILDMLFSKSSKHYEELYKEGLIDDTFSYDYTEEKGFGFAMIGGDTENPDLLADKIKQVLFSAKNDGVDFTTFQATKKKKIGAFLRAINSPEYIANQFTRYAFNEMNLFDVVPMLESLTQEDMTNVLQEAVDEELFSVCQVVPK; encoded by the coding sequence ATGACAACAAATCCTATTCGCTTCGATCAATTACAAGAATCATTATATTACGAAAAAATGTCAAATGGGCTTGATGTCTATGTGTTACCTAAAAAAGGTTTTAACAAAACTTATGCCACTTTTACGACAAAATACGGATCAATTGATAATCGATTTGAACCATTAAATGAAAAAGAGATGATTTCTGTACCGGATGGAATTGCTCATTTTCTTGAACATAAATTATTTGAAAAAGAAGATGGAGATGTATTCCAGCAGTTTAGTAAGCAAGGAGCTTCGGCAAATGCTTTCACATCCTTTACAAGAACAGCATATTTATTTTCTAGCACAAGCTCAGTTGAACAAAACTTAGAAACATTAATTGATTTTGTTCAAGAGCCCTACTTTTCAGAAAAAACAGTGGAAAAAGAAAAGGGAATTATCGGTCAAGAAATAAATATGTATGATGATAATCCTGATTGGCGTTTATATTTTGGATTAATTCAAAATTTATATCAAAATCATCCTGTTAGAATTGATATTGCCGGAACAGTTGATTCTATTGCTAAAATTACGAAGGATTCCTTGTATGAATGTTATAATACTTTCTACCATCCAAGTAACATGCTCTTATTTGTTGTGGGTGCTGTTGAACCAGAGGAAATATTAAAGCAAGTTAGAACGAACCAAGATAAAAAAGATTTCACAGCTCAACCTGAAATAAAAAGGGAGTTCCCAGATGAACCAGTTGGGGTATTTAAAAAAATTGAGAAATTAAAGATGAATGTTCAAAGCTCAAAATGTTTAGTTGGATTAAAAGCTAAAAATCCTAATCGAGTGGGAAAAGAACTGTTGAAATTTGAGCTTTCTATGAATATAATTCTCGATATGCTCTTCAGTAAAAGTTCAAAGCACTACGAGGAATTATATAAAGAAGGCTTAATTGATGACACATTCAGCTATGATTATACAGAAGAAAAAGGGTTTGGGTTTGCTATGATCGGTGGAGATACGGAAAATCCAGATCTTCTTGCAGACAAAATTAAACAAGTATTATTTAGTGCCAAAAACGATGGTGTGGATTTCACAACATTCCAGGCAACTAAAAAGAAAAAAATTGGGGCATTTCTGAGAGCCATTAATTCACCTGAATACATTGCCAATCAATTTACACGTTATGCATTTAATGAGATGAACCTTTTTGATGTAGTCCCAATGTTAGAATCGTTAACTCAAGAAGATATGACAAACGTATTACAAGAAGCAGTAGATGAAGAGTTATTTTCAGTATGTCAAGTGGTGCCTAAATAA
- a CDS encoding MFS transporter: protein MGAPKKLDLLALSSVPLVMTLGNSMLIPVLPLISKKLNISAFQVSLIITVYSIVAIILIPIAGYLSDRFGRKIVMVPCLIIAGVGGAVSGWASWKFEDPYIWILIGRVLQGIGSAGAAPVVMPLVGDMFKSDEEISAGLGLTETANTAGKVLSPIIGAALAAFLWFLPFWFIPFFSLVSVLLVAFLVKVPKTKDKEVQTVKEFAHCVKGIFAENGKWLFAIFAVGCIIMFVLFGILFFLSDMLEKQYNINGVKKGLVLAIPLLALSISSFISGKKIGQSKNLMKTVIIVGMGLVTISFIALRVQHTLMFLISFLVLTGIGIGITLPSLDALITEGIEKEERGTITSIYSAMRFIGVAAGPPVYSYLMSVSEHLVYYISAGSSVIAVMVVLLFIQVKDLEKDPKQMPKLA from the coding sequence ATGGGAGCACCAAAGAAGCTTGATTTACTTGCATTATCATCTGTTCCTCTTGTTATGACATTAGGAAATTCAATGCTGATTCCTGTTTTACCTCTCATCTCAAAAAAATTAAATATTAGTGCCTTTCAAGTATCTTTGATTATTACCGTATATTCAATTGTAGCGATTATTTTAATTCCAATAGCGGGATACTTATCAGACCGGTTTGGGCGAAAAATTGTGATGGTTCCATGTTTAATTATTGCTGGGGTAGGTGGAGCGGTTTCTGGATGGGCTTCTTGGAAATTTGAAGATCCTTACATATGGATCTTAATAGGACGTGTGCTTCAAGGAATTGGTTCTGCAGGGGCGGCACCAGTTGTTATGCCACTAGTAGGCGATATGTTTAAAAGTGATGAAGAAATAAGTGCTGGCCTTGGGTTAACTGAAACAGCAAACACTGCTGGTAAGGTGTTGAGTCCTATAATTGGTGCAGCTCTTGCAGCCTTTTTATGGTTCCTACCGTTTTGGTTTATTCCTTTTTTTAGTTTAGTTAGTGTTTTGCTAGTAGCCTTCCTTGTAAAAGTACCAAAAACAAAAGATAAAGAAGTACAAACAGTCAAGGAGTTTGCCCACTGTGTAAAAGGTATTTTTGCTGAAAATGGTAAATGGCTTTTTGCCATTTTTGCTGTTGGATGTATTATCATGTTCGTTCTATTTGGAATTTTGTTTTTCTTGTCGGACATGTTAGAAAAACAATATAACATTAATGGAGTTAAAAAAGGGTTAGTTTTAGCTATTCCATTGCTGGCTTTATCGATTAGTTCTTTCATATCTGGAAAGAAAATAGGTCAAAGTAAAAATCTAATGAAAACCGTTATTATCGTTGGCATGGGATTAGTTACAATTTCATTTATTGCATTAAGAGTACAACACACCTTGATGTTTTTAATTTCTTTCTTAGTTTTAACTGGGATAGGTATTGGGATTACCCTACCAAGTTTAGATGCTTTAATTACAGAGGGTATTGAAAAAGAAGAAAGAGGGACAATTACCTCAATATATAGTGCAATGAGATTTATTGGTGTTGCGGCAGGGCCTCCAGTTTATTCTTATTTAATGTCTGTTAGTGAACATCTTGTCTATTACATCTCTGCTGGTTCAAGTGTTATAGCAGTTATGGTTGTGTTACTCTTTATCCAGGTTAAGGATCTAGAAAAGGATCCAAAGCAAATGCCAAAATTGGCTTAA
- a CDS encoding GntR family transcriptional regulator → MTIKSDNRHLYLQVIDKIKEDIENGTYREREKLPSEFELSKSLGVSRATLREALRTLEEENVIIRRHGVGTFVNSKPRFTSGIEQLNSVTATIEQAGLKPGTIFLSSSITGATEDDVKRFKCEKTEEIFLLERVRTANGEPVVYCLDKIPTKVLPDTFDHEQESLLKLLEDKANIYISYAVTHIEPIGYHEKISPILECDPETSLLLLKQMHFNDQDQPVLYSLNYFRADHFSFHVVRKRL, encoded by the coding sequence ATGACCATAAAATCTGATAATCGGCATTTGTATTTACAAGTGATTGATAAGATCAAAGAAGATATTGAAAATGGTACATATCGAGAAAGAGAAAAATTACCTTCTGAATTTGAATTATCGAAAAGCCTTGGTGTAAGTAGAGCGACTTTAAGAGAGGCATTACGAACACTTGAAGAAGAAAACGTTATCATTAGAAGACATGGTGTAGGTACTTTTGTGAATTCTAAACCTAGATTTACCTCAGGTATTGAGCAATTAAATAGTGTCACAGCTACGATTGAACAAGCTGGTTTAAAGCCTGGTACTATTTTTTTGTCATCTTCAATTACTGGAGCAACAGAAGATGATGTTAAAAGGTTTAAATGTGAAAAAACAGAAGAAATATTTTTGCTTGAACGAGTAAGAACCGCAAACGGAGAGCCTGTTGTATATTGTTTAGATAAAATCCCAACTAAAGTACTGCCTGACACATTTGATCATGAACAAGAATCTTTACTTAAATTACTTGAAGATAAAGCAAATATTTACATAAGCTACGCAGTTACACATATTGAACCAATTGGTTATCATGAAAAGATTTCTCCAATATTAGAATGTGATCCCGAAACATCATTATTGCTTTTAAAACAAATGCATTTTAATGATCAAGATCAACCAGTACTATACTCATTAAACTATTTTAGAGCGGACCATTTTAGTTTTCATGTAGTAAGGAAACGTTTATAG